TAGAAGCACATTTTCTGGTATGTTTTGTAGCACTTGTAATCATGAGGGTTCTTGAACAGATGTTAGAGAAAAAATATACTGTGAAACAGATTCGTAATTCCTTAATTAGCTATTCCTGCTCCTATTTGGAACAAAATTATTATCTGTTTGATTATCGAGATGATGTAATAAAATCCATTGAGTCTGTCTTTGGTTTTGACTTAAGTAAAAAAATTATGTCTCAAGCCGAGATCAAAAAAATTTTGCAATACAAAAAATAAGCGTAAATACACTACAATTTTATGACAAAACACAAAACCCGCTAACCCATGAAAACACTGGGCTAACGGGTTTTTTTAATCATTTTTCCTGTAAAACTCAGGTTATTAGTCAATTGAATTGATTTTAAACCGATCAGAAAAAGCAATGGAAAGCCATTGCTTTAATCTGTACACATCTTTTTCCACTGGGGCTTTTTGTCAAAGCGGTGGATTGCTTCGATAAAGCGGATAGTACCTGTTTTACCGCGCATCACCACAGTATGGGTTATAGCCCCTGTGGCGTTGAAAAGCACACCCTTTAACAAGCTGCTGTCGGTAATGCCGGAAGCAGCAAAAATCACATCTTCACATTTAACCAGGTCATTCATGGTCAGGAGCTGATGCACATCTTTCAAACCCATCTTCTGGGCCCGGACAATTTCTTCCTCCGTTTCAGGCACAAGCCTCCCCTGCATTTCGCCCCCCATGCATTTTAAGGCAGCCGCAGCCAACACCCCTTCGGGAGCCCCCCCGATGCCCATCATGATGTCAACCCCCGAGTGATCAAAAGCGGTAGCTACTGCGGGAGCTACGTCGCCGTCGGAAATGAGTTTAATCCGTGCGCCTGCTTCCCGGACTTCCTGAATGATTTTATTATGCCGGGGGCGGTCCAGGATTACTACTGTCAAATCGGAAACGCTTTTACCTAAAGCGCTGGAAACCGATTTTAAATTCTCTTTTACCGGAGCGTCCAGATTAATGCTGCCGGCAGCTTTAGGCCCCACTGCGATTTTATCCATATACATATCAGGGGCATGCAAGAGACAACCTGTTTCAGCCACAGCCACTACAGCAATGGCCCCGGTCAATCCTTTGGCCACAATGTTGGTGCCTTCCAAGGGGTCCACGGCGATGTCAACTTTTAAACCCTTCCCCGTGCCTACTTTTTCCCCAATATAGAGCATGGGGGCTTCATCCATTTCCCCTTCGCCGATAACTACCGTTCCATCAACATCGATACTGTCAAAAACTGCCCGCATGGCAGTTACCGCTGCATCATCAGCGGCAATTTTGTCACCCCGTCCCAGCCAGCGGGCGGCTGCTAAGGCAGCTGCCTCGGTAACCCGGGCAATTTCCAGAGTCAAACCTCTCTCCATACACACTCCTCCTCTTCCGGTAAACAAAACTGTTATCTAAGGATTATGTTTAGAGCAAATTCCTATCGAGATAAAACAAATTAATTGCATGTCGCTTGGCACATAATTAGTATAGCATATTATTTCTCAATGTGTTATATTTTTTAGCTTGTCCCGGATTGGGAAAATAAAGAAATGGCCAGCCCAATGGGCTAGCCGCTTTTGCCAACCAACAATTATTTTTTCTCCAATTTAGCCCAGTCGGCTAAAAATCTTTCTATGCCCTGGTCTGTTAAGGGATGCTGGGCCATCTGTTTCAGCACTTTGAATGGCACGGTAGCTATATCTGCACCCAGCAAAGCCGACTGAGTGACATGGAGGGGGTGCCTGATGCTGGCTGAGATAATTTCTGTCCCGATGCCGTGCTGGGCAAAAATCTGCACGATCTCACTGATTAAACCAAGTCCATCATGGCCGACATCGTCGAGCCTGCCTACAAAAGGACTGACATAGGTAGCACCGGCCCGCGCCGCCATCAGCGCCTGGTTGGCTGAAAAAATCAGGGTTACGTTGGTGCGGATACCTTCGGCAGATAGAGTTTTAACTGCTTTCAGCCCTTCCAGTGTCATTGGAATTTTGATTATCACATTGGGATGGATTTTAGCCAACTCCCTGGCCTCGCTCACCATACCGGGAGCTTCCAGGGAAATTACTTCGGCGGAAATGGGCCCATCCACAATTTGGGCAATTTCCCGCACAACCTCCTTAAAGTCCCTGCCTTCTTTGGCGATCAGGGAAGGGTTGGTTGTCACCCCGCTGATTATCCCCCAACTGTTAGCTTCTTTTATTTCTTCAATATTGGCTGTATCAATAAAAAGTCGCATACCAATCCCCCTCAAAATAGATGCTCTACTGGATTATATATTCTCTTAAATACTGAAATACCCTTTATCCTGAAATATTCATATAAAAAATCTGTTGAGCTTTAAAACCTTAGTGCAATAAGAATTAATAAGCCTTTAGCATATCACCCATTAAGTGAAATGAAAGCATGGAAAAAGAGCCCAAACTTTGGTATTGTAATGGTGTTGGCAAACCAACCTTTACCAAAGGAGGACTCTTCTTATGAAAAGTGTACAGGAATATAGCATGAACTTCAACTCCCGAATAAAAGTTAATTTCAATGGTGGCGACCTAACTTCAGATGCAGGGTTGTTATTGTATAAGGAATTTGATTATAAACTCGGCCTTTCAGAAACTGTTGAAAAAATGCTGGTAGTTGATGACCCTGTTATGCACCGAGATCATCCTAATAGTGATGTGGTTATCCAAAAGCTTTATCAGCATCTTGCTGGTTATCACGCTGATGATCATGCGGATGACTTAAGCGAAGAACCCCTACTCACCGCTATACTGGGAAAAAAGCGCTTGGCCTCGCAGCCAACAATCTCCCGGTTCAATGAAAAAGCGAATATTGCAACTGCAAAATCATTGGAACATATTAATGAAATCTTACAAAAGCGAGTATATATGCTTAAACCCCAAGACCAGTTTGTTATGGATCTTGATTCTTCCGGCTTTACTGCTTACGGTAATCAATATGGAGCAAACTTCAATTCTCATTATCAAGAGTGGGGGTTTCACCCTCTATTTTGTTTTGATGGACTAACAGGTGATTGCCTTAAAGCCGAGCTTCGTGCTGGCAACGTATATACTTCTCGTCAGGTGGTGCGATTTGTCGGTCCACTCCTTAAAAGGTATGAGGCTTGGGTTAGCAATCCTTTAATTGTTTTGCGCGCAGATAGTGGTTTTGCCGTTCCAGAACTCTTTAAACTAGTAGAAACCAAGGGTCATAAATATGTAATTCGCTTAAAAGCCAATGCTCGTCTTCAATCTGTTGCACAGTCCATGGCGGACCAAGTATTAAACCCTGAAAGACTGCATGAAAGGCAAGTCCACTACCGGGAATTTCTGTATCAAGCTACTAGTTGGGATCGTGCCCGCCGCGTTGTTGTCAAAATGGAACGGCCTGCTGGACAATTGTTCTTTGAATTCACGTTTATCGTGACAAACATGGAACTACAACCGCGTAATATCGTTCGTTTTTACTGTCAACGTGGACATATGGAAAACTTTATTAAGGAAGCCAAAAATGGATTCGCTTGTCACAAACTTAGCAGCACTAACTTTGAATCCAATGCAGTAAAACTGCAGTTATCCATGTTGGCATACAACTTTAACAACTGGTTTCGTAGGTTGTGCTTGCCTGAACCAATGAAACCAAACCGAATGGAGACACTGCGGTTGAAATTAATCAAAATTGCAGGGAAACTGGTACGTTCCGCTCGCTACTGGACCTGGAAGTTATGCAGCTCTTATATATACCAAAATTCATTTATACAAACCTTGCAAAATATAAGCAGTTTGCCTTGTTTAGTAAATGAATAAATTACTAAAAAAACTAGTTTTTAAGCCATAATTAAGGAACAAGGGGCAGCTATAGCTTCAAATCATCCAGTTTTATGCATCTCTTACATCGTATACCATATCAATGCCTTGTGCGTGTTTTTTACAACAGGTTACAGGGCCAACATGAGAAAGCAAGATATATCTTAACACCATTTTGTTACAAAATTTCCATGGCCTATTATGGCTATGAATATTTCAGATTTATGTTTTGTAAAAATATCCTGTAAAGCTTTTGCTGACGGCTAAAGAAAAAGTCAGATCCCTATTGGGATTCTGACTCAGCTTGTAGACAAAGCCAGCATGTATTATTTCGCTCTGGACAAGCTCCTACGCCGTTACCGGCAGCATAGCTGCCGACGGCTGGGGAAACCAGTCCCGCTCCATAATACACGCTGGCTGATAATAGTTTGTTTACAAGCCTAAGTCGGATCCCGATTGGGATTCTGACTTTAGTTCACCTGCAACAGTTACCTTTTTCTGAAGGTTTCACAGGCTGTTCCGTCGGAAGTATCCACCACCATGTCGCCGCTGGAGCGGACTTCAATAGCATCGGCATGACACTCCGAATTGCTCTGATATACGCATTCCTCGACGGTGCACTTGATTCTGTTCACTTAATTTACCTCCCTGCATGGATTTTTTTAAGTCGGCGGCGCTAGCCCGCCGAAACTACATCTCGGGTTTACGCTCCTTGAAGGTGTTGCACATAGTGTGGTCCGAACGGTGCGGAGTTTTTTCCGCATCCTCGCTGGCTACCTCGATAGCACCGGCAGTACAAATATTCCCTTTCCAAAAAGTGCAGCTGTCAACATAGCAACGGACTTCTATTTTTGTCACCTCCCGACCCAATAGCTCTCAGCTATCAGCCTTCAGCCGTCAGCTATAAAACAATACATTATGGCCCTTTTCAACATTTGCTTTCTTTAACTTAAGCGCAAAAAAAAATGTAGCAGTTTTAACATGCTACAGTTTAAGCCCTCTTATACATTAAATTTTTCTCTATTTAAGCTGACAGCTGATAGCTGATGGCTAATCGCTGTCACGCTTTACCCGCACTGCCGAAAAGCCTGATTTTTTCACGAATTACTGCGCTCATGGCTTTTTTGGCGGGCCCCAGGATTTTACGCGGATCAATTTCTTTGGGGTTGGCGGTAATTATTTCTTTGACCCCGGCTACAAATGCTTCCCTTAAGTTGGTGTCGATGTTCACCTTTCTGACGCCTAGCTCTATGGCACGGCGAATAGCATCATCGGGCACCCCGGATGAACCATGGAGCACAATGGGAACCTTAACCAGTTCCTTGATCTTCCGCAAACGTTCAAAGTCCAGCTTGGGCGTCCCCTTGTACTGACCGTGGGCAGTTCCGATAGCAACCGCCAAAGAATCAACACCGGTAGCTTCCACAAATGTTTTTGCTTCCCCGGGATCGGTCATATTTGCTTCCCATTCATCTACCGTGATATCATCTTCAGTCCCGCCGATTTTGCCCAGTTCAGCTTCCACCGATACTCCTACCGCCCGGGCTACATCCAGCACCTTGTTGGTTAAAGCGATGTTCTCCTCCAGCGACAGCTTGGAACCATCAATCATTACCGAAGTAAAACCGTACCGTATACACTGCATTACCTGTTCAAAGCTGGTCCCGTGGTCCAGGTGGAGCGCTACAGGCACTGAAGCATGTTCAGCCGCAACTCTGGTCAAGGCGGTAATGTACTCCAACCCCGCATACTTAATCGCACCCTGGCTGGCCTGAACAATTACAGGGGCTTTTTCCGCTTCTGCCGCATCCACAATAGCCTGGATAATCTCCATATTGTTGCAGTTAAAAGCACCTACCGCATAACCGCCGGCCTCCGCTTTTTCAAGCAATTCTTTCACCGGTACTAAAGGCATCCATATCCCCTCCGTATTCCTTAATGGCAGTTGTCAATTGTTGGTTATTTTTTGCCGGAGCCTTAAATTTTAGGACGTGTGTGCAATGTTATATGTGATTACAGTATTATATTTAATTTAGTATGCAGAGTAAACAATAAAATATGCCCCTGGTCACTGTTGAAAAGCGTTTTTGACAGCCCCTGGGACATGTAGATCCTTAACTAAAAACTAACAACTAACAACTGCTTGCATACTACTATTTTTTATTGCTCATGTTGCTATTCTTAGATTTTTTGCGGCGGCGGGTCTTATTCAACCGGGTAAAATCAAAACCGGATTCAGCAAGTTGGATAGCAGTGGAATTCATGATGTACTCCAGATCTTCCTCTGTTCGAGCCATAATCCGGGCGCTGGAGCGGCAGTAGTCACACCTCAGCTCCAGGTGGTCGGGGAAAATCTCAATTTCAATGTTCTGATTGCCACAGTTGCAGTTTAAATTGCCGTTCTCAGCTATTTGGTACAGCCTGTCTAAGACATCATACATTATATCCGGGCTGTCAAAATAATCTGCAAACCCCAGTTCTTCCGCCATTTCCGCCAAGGAACGGTCCTGTTTTTGCACGCATTGCCGCACTTTATTTTTAGGGCCGATATAACCAATTTCCAGCCCGGTATCCTCACAATCAATTTCCAAGACTTCATCGGACCAGATCTGCTTGCGGGTAAAGTAAAACAGATGTTTTGTTTCACACATTGCGCAATCAACATGAAGCCAAAATTTTTTTCTGTCCTTGGTGCCTATACTAAGCAACGGTCTGCCACAAGTACACTGGATCTTGCAAGAACTAGACCCCGCGAATTCAAACAGCGACAGGGCGTGAAATTCCAACTGTCCGCAAATTGGACAGCGTATGGCTACTACGCTCGTTGTTGGAATACACATGTTAACACCCCCTTCTTCCAATCACTTATTCGTCGCTTCTTGCGAAAATCCTGCAAAAAAAAATCCCTCCT
This region of Zhaonella formicivorans genomic DNA includes:
- the fsa gene encoding fructose-6-phosphate aldolase; the encoded protein is MRLFIDTANIEEIKEANSWGIISGVTTNPSLIAKEGRDFKEVVREIAQIVDGPISAEVISLEAPGMVSEARELAKIHPNVIIKIPMTLEGLKAVKTLSAEGIRTNVTLIFSANQALMAARAGATYVSPFVGRLDDVGHDGLGLISEIVQIFAQHGIGTEIISASIRHPLHVTQSALLGADIATVPFKVLKQMAQHPLTDQGIERFLADWAKLEKK
- a CDS encoding class II fructose-1,6-bisphosphate aldolase; translated protein: MPLVPVKELLEKAEAGGYAVGAFNCNNMEIIQAIVDAAEAEKAPVIVQASQGAIKYAGLEYITALTRVAAEHASVPVALHLDHGTSFEQVMQCIRYGFTSVMIDGSKLSLEENIALTNKVLDVARAVGVSVEAELGKIGGTEDDITVDEWEANMTDPGEAKTFVEATGVDSLAVAIGTAHGQYKGTPKLDFERLRKIKELVKVPIVLHGSSGVPDDAIRRAIELGVRKVNIDTNLREAFVAGVKEIITANPKEIDPRKILGPAKKAMSAVIREKIRLFGSAGKA
- a CDS encoding DUF1540 domain-containing protein — translated: MTKIEVRCYVDSCTFWKGNICTAGAIEVASEDAEKTPHRSDHTMCNTFKERKPEM
- a CDS encoding IS1380 family transposase; protein product: MKSVQEYSMNFNSRIKVNFNGGDLTSDAGLLLYKEFDYKLGLSETVEKMLVVDDPVMHRDHPNSDVVIQKLYQHLAGYHADDHADDLSEEPLLTAILGKKRLASQPTISRFNEKANIATAKSLEHINEILQKRVYMLKPQDQFVMDLDSSGFTAYGNQYGANFNSHYQEWGFHPLFCFDGLTGDCLKAELRAGNVYTSRQVVRFVGPLLKRYEAWVSNPLIVLRADSGFAVPELFKLVETKGHKYVIRLKANARLQSVAQSMADQVLNPERLHERQVHYREFLYQATSWDRARRVVVKMERPAGQLFFEFTFIVTNMELQPRNIVRFYCQRGHMENFIKEAKNGFACHKLSSTNFESNAVKLQLSMLAYNFNNWFRRLCLPEPMKPNRMETLRLKLIKIAGKLVRSARYWTWKLCSSYIYQNSFIQTLQNISSLPCLVNE
- the glpX gene encoding class II fructose-bisphosphatase, whose translation is MERGLTLEIARVTEAAALAAARWLGRGDKIAADDAAVTAMRAVFDSIDVDGTVVIGEGEMDEAPMLYIGEKVGTGKGLKVDIAVDPLEGTNIVAKGLTGAIAVVAVAETGCLLHAPDMYMDKIAVGPKAAGSINLDAPVKENLKSVSSALGKSVSDLTVVILDRPRHNKIIQEVREAGARIKLISDGDVAPAVATAFDHSGVDIMMGIGGAPEGVLAAAALKCMGGEMQGRLVPETEEEIVRAQKMGLKDVHQLLTMNDLVKCEDVIFAASGITDSSLLKGVLFNATGAITHTVVMRGKTGTIRFIEAIHRFDKKPQWKKMCTD
- a CDS encoding DUF1540 domain-containing protein, with product MNRIKCTVEECVYQSNSECHADAIEVRSSGDMVVDTSDGTACETFRKR